Proteins encoded in a region of the Pseudomonas viciae genome:
- a CDS encoding acyltransferase family protein, producing the protein MIKSLTIGQSTMLNLIRALAAFSVLVGHTLVGVVPVSWFGKVVPFQSLAVVVFFWLSGFLIAYQCLNKVKYSFSEYMIDRFSRIYVLYIPALIISYVVFIMVLGRVPPATWDLVGHLLQLQHTPFARMIEGVPPIKVYGGNSVLWTIAIEWWLYVFFGIAFFWRSMSLTERVFAIALAGPAVLVVGYFTVWESVAWEWFLGAACAAIYVYAPQTNWKQILVPLAAVVVGMSWRFQKLSLASQINMYDLQLMILVGVVLMFVVLASTNLPVVSSVRWVVAKGAYVSYAMYLTHEPIRVLISKYMNVSQMANAWLSIFLCVLFAAACAWLLEDKHLDLRRWLKKKLIAPERELITVQANKLS; encoded by the coding sequence GTGATTAAGAGCTTGACCATCGGGCAATCGACCATGCTCAACCTCATACGAGCGTTGGCTGCCTTCTCAGTCTTGGTAGGTCATACCCTTGTAGGAGTGGTTCCGGTAAGTTGGTTTGGAAAGGTAGTTCCCTTTCAGAGTCTGGCCGTTGTTGTTTTTTTCTGGCTATCAGGGTTTCTGATCGCTTATCAATGTTTGAATAAGGTCAAATATAGTTTTAGTGAATATATGATCGATCGCTTCAGCAGGATTTATGTTCTGTATATTCCGGCGCTGATTATTTCATATGTTGTTTTTATAATGGTGTTAGGTCGTGTACCTCCAGCAACTTGGGACTTGGTCGGGCACCTTCTGCAGCTTCAGCATACTCCGTTTGCTCGGATGATTGAAGGCGTGCCGCCGATAAAGGTTTACGGTGGTAACAGTGTTCTTTGGACGATAGCCATTGAATGGTGGTTGTATGTATTTTTCGGCATTGCTTTTTTTTGGCGGTCGATGTCCTTGACTGAAAGAGTCTTTGCAATTGCCCTTGCTGGACCTGCGGTCCTCGTTGTGGGGTATTTTACGGTATGGGAGTCTGTTGCATGGGAGTGGTTTCTTGGGGCCGCCTGTGCTGCGATTTATGTTTATGCACCGCAGACTAACTGGAAGCAAATTCTTGTACCGCTTGCCGCCGTTGTAGTTGGAATGTCGTGGCGGTTTCAGAAGCTTTCGCTAGCGAGTCAGATAAATATGTATGATTTGCAGCTTATGATTCTAGTCGGTGTGGTATTGATGTTTGTAGTGTTAGCGAGCACGAATCTTCCCGTCGTCTCGTCAGTCAGGTGGGTAGTGGCGAAAGGTGCATATGTCTCTTATGCAATGTACCTAACGCATGAGCCGATTCGCGTGTTGATCAGCAAGTATATGAATGTGTCCCAAATGGCCAATGCGTGGCTGTCAATCTTCCTGTGTGTGCTGTTTGCGGCTGCTTGCGCATGGCTTCTTGAAGACAAACATCTGGACCTGCGTCGCTGGCTGAAAAAGAAGCTCATTGCTCCCGAGCGAGAGCTGATTACGGTCCAGGCCAATAAGCTGAGCTAG
- a CDS encoding metallophosphoesterase — protein MYKTKSFPINKEGRDFVVGDIHGHFKLLTSALNKLNFNTDLDRIFSVGDLIDRGPDSEDVLNWLKEPWFHAVRGNHEQMLIDCISGHGDIPRHIRNGGAWLYTLQPATQHELLKSLQELPLIIEVNLASDRTIGIVHAEAPISRHHDGWQEAKDAITGKLGEQNQQLALKTALYAREKIERQDHTPIKGINQLYVGHSTVSSVTRLGNVIYTDTGCSFSDGALSLVEIKTETITDISMTQ, from the coding sequence ATGTACAAGACAAAGTCATTCCCAATCAACAAAGAAGGTCGAGACTTTGTAGTGGGCGACATTCACGGGCACTTCAAGCTTCTAACGTCAGCCTTAAACAAACTAAACTTCAATACTGATCTGGATCGTATTTTTTCCGTGGGCGATCTCATCGACCGGGGCCCCGATTCCGAAGACGTGTTGAACTGGCTTAAGGAGCCGTGGTTCCATGCGGTGCGCGGCAATCATGAGCAGATGCTTATTGACTGTATCTCCGGCCACGGAGATATCCCCCGGCATATCCGAAACGGCGGCGCTTGGCTCTATACACTACAACCCGCCACCCAGCATGAACTTTTAAAGTCCTTGCAAGAACTCCCACTAATCATTGAAGTCAATTTGGCAAGCGATCGAACAATTGGCATTGTGCATGCCGAAGCGCCTATCAGCAGACATCACGATGGCTGGCAGGAAGCAAAGGACGCAATAACTGGAAAACTCGGGGAACAAAATCAGCAGTTGGCCCTGAAAACAGCGCTGTATGCCAGAGAAAAAATCGAGCGACAAGACCACACTCCAATAAAAGGAATAAACCAGCTCTACGTTGGCCACTCAACAGTGTCGAGCGTCACACGTCTGGGCAACGTCATATATACCGACACCGGCTGTTCATTTTCCGATGGGGCGTTAAGCCTCGTAGAGATCAAAACCGAAACCATCACCGACATCAGCATGACACAATGA
- a CDS encoding putative adenosine monophosphate-protein transferase Fic → MPDKYGVGEDAYCYPGSTVLRNKLDIRDELTLSAAEQQLSAIAADNVEFSPPPYSLADLQNIHRILFSDLFEWAGELRTVGMSKQTTRFCQPEYMEKEANKIFANMAAANWFEGMSRADLIVAVAEAYSDINVVHPFREGNGRAQRILFEHLIMNAGFEISWWGIEKDEWICANIAAYNCVPGPMELVFEKCIGQPIRP, encoded by the coding sequence ATGCCTGACAAATATGGAGTCGGCGAGGACGCTTATTGCTATCCCGGCTCCACGGTCCTTCGCAACAAACTCGACATCCGTGACGAACTGACCCTAAGCGCAGCCGAACAACAGCTCTCGGCCATCGCGGCGGACAACGTCGAATTCAGCCCTCCTCCCTACAGCCTGGCTGATCTGCAGAACATTCATCGAATTCTCTTTTCGGACCTTTTCGAGTGGGCTGGGGAGCTGCGCACCGTTGGCATGTCCAAACAAACCACCCGCTTCTGCCAACCCGAGTACATGGAAAAGGAAGCCAATAAAATATTCGCCAACATGGCGGCGGCAAACTGGTTCGAGGGGATGAGCCGGGCTGACCTGATCGTCGCCGTTGCAGAAGCCTATTCCGATATCAACGTCGTACACCCCTTCCGCGAAGGCAATGGCCGTGCGCAACGCATCCTGTTTGAACACCTCATCATGAATGCCGGATTTGAAATCAGCTGGTGGGGAATTGAGAAAGATGAGTGGATCTGCGCAAATATCGCGGCTTACAACTGCGTCCCTGGACCGATGGAGCTGGTATTCGAAAAGTGTATCGGACAGCCGATTCGGCCTTGA
- a CDS encoding YhfG family protein, translating into MGNVSLETKKAYAARTRRSNYAASLRLEGFKVTLADGECKMPTREEVLKAFTQTRTNA; encoded by the coding sequence ATGGGCAATGTCAGCCTTGAAACCAAAAAGGCCTATGCCGCCAGGACGCGTAGATCCAACTACGCGGCCAGCCTCCGTCTTGAAGGCTTCAAAGTGACCCTCGCGGACGGCGAATGCAAAATGCCAACGCGTGAAGAGGTCTTGAAGGCCTTCACCCAGACCAGAACTAATGCCTGA
- a CDS encoding metal-sensing transcriptional repressor, which translates to MSAHDHEHPHQSHAAIIKRLKRADGHLRSIITMIEEGRECVDIAQQLHAVEKAVCQAKRTLIQDHIDHCLEDTVSSLNKGERAPLEAFKQITKYL; encoded by the coding sequence ATGAGTGCGCACGACCACGAACATCCCCACCAAAGCCATGCAGCGATCATCAAGCGCCTCAAGCGTGCGGACGGTCATTTGCGCAGCATTATCACGATGATCGAAGAGGGTCGTGAGTGCGTGGATATCGCTCAGCAGTTGCATGCGGTGGAAAAAGCGGTGTGCCAGGCCAAGCGCACGTTGATCCAGGATCACATCGATCACTGCCTGGAGGACACCGTTTCGTCGCTAAATAAAGGCGAGCGCGCGCCCCTGGAAGCCTTCAAACAAATCACCAAGTACCTCTAG
- a CDS encoding nickel/cobalt efflux protein RcnA, which yields MPNFAELLQQGGAHAWLYFPSAILLGALHGLEPGHSKTMMAAFIVAIRGSVKQAVLLGLAATLSHTAVVWLVAIGGMYLGQGLDAKTTEPYFQLASSGLIIAIALWMLWRTWRGEQVFKLEHRHDHTHHHDHHDDHNHDELKDLAPSLDGYQDAHERAHANDIRKRFTNREVTTGQIVVFGLTGGLIPCPAAITVLLLCLQVKEVALGGMLVLSFSIGLAITLVTVGAAAAIGARQASNRWPWLGSVARRAPYLSSVLIIGVGLYVGIHGWNGLNA from the coding sequence ATGCCCAATTTTGCTGAGTTGCTGCAACAGGGGGGCGCTCACGCCTGGCTGTATTTTCCCAGCGCTATCTTGCTGGGCGCCTTGCATGGTTTGGAACCGGGCCATTCAAAAACCATGATGGCGGCGTTTATCGTGGCCATCCGTGGCTCGGTAAAGCAAGCGGTGTTGCTGGGCTTGGCGGCTACGCTTTCCCACACGGCCGTGGTGTGGCTGGTCGCCATTGGCGGCATGTACCTCGGCCAGGGGCTGGATGCCAAGACCACCGAGCCCTATTTCCAACTGGCGTCTTCCGGGCTGATCATCGCCATCGCGCTGTGGATGTTGTGGCGTACCTGGCGTGGCGAGCAGGTGTTCAAGCTCGAGCATCGTCACGATCACACTCATCATCACGATCATCACGACGACCACAACCACGACGAGCTGAAAGACCTGGCGCCGTCCCTCGATGGCTATCAGGATGCCCATGAGCGGGCGCACGCCAACGATATCCGTAAGCGCTTCACCAATCGGGAGGTCACCACGGGCCAGATCGTCGTGTTCGGCCTGACGGGTGGTTTGATTCCTTGCCCGGCGGCCATTACCGTCTTGCTGCTGTGCCTTCAGGTCAAGGAAGTCGCGCTGGGCGGCATGCTGGTGCTGAGCTTCAGTATCGGCTTGGCAATCACCCTCGTGACCGTGGGCGCGGCTGCGGCCATAGGGGCAAGGCAGGCCTCCAACCGCTGGCCTTGGTTGGGCAGTGTTGCGCGGCGCGCACCTTACCTGTCCAGCGTGTTGATCATCGGTGTTGGTTTGTACGTCGGTATCCACGGCTGGAACGGTTTGAACGCGTAG
- a CDS encoding LysR substrate-binding domain-containing protein — translation MQLKWLDDLLAIAEWKNFSRAAEVRCVTQSALSRRIQCLEEWVGVKLVDRGTYPVQLTAAGITFCDESREALAGLLRLRSMLRDVERMPGRSIQITAGHSLSMTFLPKWLSQFQQNTEQFNARVVAANIHDAVIALEEGSCDLMMVYHHPLAPILLDAERFGSLTLGHDAFIPLCAPNPKGEPLFPLPGRSGKPVPYLAYTATTFLGRVADIVIKNGPAPTELERCYEADMAMLLMRMAIEGYGVAWLPQSAVADELERGLLVRAGSEEWSTRLEIRSYCAIANRNPTMRKLWKTLEGASLHRPGNASAALAETNG, via the coding sequence ATGCAACTCAAGTGGCTGGACGATCTACTGGCGATCGCCGAATGGAAAAACTTCTCCCGCGCCGCCGAAGTCCGCTGCGTGACGCAATCGGCCTTGTCGCGCCGAATCCAGTGCCTCGAGGAATGGGTGGGGGTCAAGCTGGTGGACCGTGGCACCTACCCCGTCCAGCTCACGGCCGCAGGCATCACCTTCTGCGACGAAAGCAGAGAAGCCCTCGCCGGTTTACTGAGATTGCGCTCGATGCTGCGTGACGTAGAGCGGATGCCGGGACGCTCCATCCAGATCACCGCAGGTCACAGCCTCTCGATGACCTTTCTGCCGAAATGGCTTTCGCAGTTCCAGCAAAACACCGAGCAGTTCAACGCTCGGGTGGTCGCCGCCAATATTCATGACGCCGTTATCGCGCTGGAGGAAGGCAGTTGCGATTTGATGATGGTCTACCACCATCCGCTGGCGCCGATCCTGCTGGACGCCGAGCGCTTCGGCAGCCTGACCCTCGGCCACGATGCGTTCATCCCTCTGTGTGCCCCCAACCCTAAAGGCGAACCGCTGTTCCCCTTGCCGGGCCGCTCCGGCAAACCCGTCCCTTACTTGGCCTACACGGCCACGACATTCCTGGGTCGCGTGGCGGATATCGTCATCAAGAACGGCCCGGCACCGACTGAGCTGGAGCGCTGTTACGAGGCCGACATGGCGATGCTGCTGATGCGCATGGCCATCGAAGGCTATGGCGTGGCCTGGTTGCCACAGAGCGCGGTGGCTGATGAGTTGGAGCGTGGGTTGTTGGTCCGGGCTGGCAGCGAGGAATGGAGCACGCGGCTGGAGATCCGCTCGTATTGTGCGATCGCCAATCGGAATCCGACGATGCGTAAGCTGTGGAAGACGTTGGAGGGGGCTTCACTGCATCGACCTGGCAATGCGTCTGCGGCGCTAGCGGAAACCAACGGCTGA
- a CDS encoding dicarboxylate/amino acid:cation symporter: MKKNKLPRRIAMGIALGVLVGWACHHFAGSEQSAKEIASYFSMVTDIFLRMIKMIIAPLVFATLVGGIASMGNSRSVGRIGARAMAWFVTASVVSLLIGMGLVNLFQPGAGLNMDVAQQATAAVPVNTGDFSLKAFIGHVFPRSIAEAMANNEILQIVVFSLFFGFALAGVKRAGYTRITDSIEELAKVMFKITDYVMAFAPIGVFAAIASAITTQGLGLLVDYGKLIAEFYLGILILWVLLFGAGYLFLGRSVFHLGKLIREPILLAFSTASSESAYPKTIEALEKFGAPKRVSSFVLPLGYSFNLDGSMMYQAFAILFIAQAYNIDLSFTQQLLILLTLMITSKGMAGVARASVVVVAATLPMFNLPEAGLLLIIGIDQFLDMARTATNVVGNSIATAVVAKSEPFEEAAEDEGAHSPVRSRSEPVPVV; the protein is encoded by the coding sequence GTGAAGAAGAATAAGCTCCCACGTCGAATTGCAATGGGTATCGCCCTCGGCGTGCTGGTGGGTTGGGCGTGTCACCATTTCGCAGGGAGCGAGCAAAGTGCCAAAGAGATAGCTTCTTACTTTTCGATGGTCACCGATATTTTCCTGCGCATGATCAAGATGATCATCGCGCCGCTGGTCTTTGCGACGCTGGTCGGTGGTATCGCCAGCATGGGCAATTCACGTTCCGTCGGCAGGATTGGCGCTCGGGCGATGGCCTGGTTCGTTACCGCTTCGGTGGTATCGCTGCTGATCGGTATGGGCCTGGTCAATCTGTTTCAACCCGGTGCCGGGCTGAATATGGACGTGGCCCAGCAAGCGACGGCTGCCGTGCCGGTCAACACCGGCGATTTCAGCCTCAAGGCGTTCATCGGTCATGTGTTCCCTCGCAGTATTGCTGAGGCGATGGCCAACAACGAGATCCTGCAGATCGTGGTGTTTTCGCTGTTCTTCGGCTTTGCGTTGGCGGGCGTGAAACGGGCGGGCTATACGCGGATCACCGACTCCATCGAAGAGCTGGCGAAGGTGATGTTCAAGATCACCGACTACGTCATGGCCTTCGCGCCGATTGGGGTTTTTGCCGCCATCGCCTCGGCCATCACCACCCAGGGGCTTGGCTTGCTCGTCGATTACGGCAAGCTGATTGCCGAGTTCTACTTGGGGATCCTGATCCTATGGGTGCTGCTGTTCGGTGCCGGCTACCTGTTTCTCGGTCGCTCCGTTTTCCACCTCGGCAAGCTCATCCGCGAGCCGATCCTCCTGGCGTTTTCCACCGCCAGCAGCGAGTCCGCCTACCCGAAAACTATCGAAGCGCTGGAGAAGTTTGGCGCACCCAAACGCGTGTCCAGCTTCGTGTTGCCCCTGGGTTATTCGTTCAACCTGGACGGTTCCATGATGTACCAGGCGTTCGCCATCCTGTTCATCGCCCAGGCCTACAACATTGACCTGAGTTTCACCCAGCAACTGCTGATTCTTCTGACATTGATGATCACCAGCAAGGGCATGGCCGGTGTCGCACGCGCCTCGGTCGTCGTGGTCGCGGCCACGTTGCCGATGTTCAATCTTCCTGAGGCGGGACTGTTGTTGATCATTGGCATCGACCAGTTCCTGGACATGGCCCGCACGGCCACCAACGTGGTGGGTAACAGCATCGCGACGGCGGTGGTCGCCAAGTCCGAGCCTTTCGAAGAGGCCGCTGAAGACGAGGGCGCGCATTCCCCCGTTCGGTCCCGATCCGAACCGGTTCCGGTTGTTTGA
- a CDS encoding amino acid racemase: protein MKVKAKVSHQASVVRKLGIVGGLGSLAGGDLFYKLVKSRAVLEDQGRYHFLFEQHPFKDVLLPLDQGASMTSRKFYVFQVCKSFEESGFDAVMLPCFASQTFRAEIEDELGIPVLDMMAALTRHVSHTVPPQTTLGVIASDFVRHCGLFERHFGKDFQIVYPDADAQAGLMDAMYGLNGIKDGHLDGVPLEAVYQACLSLQAQGATVVLPGMTELSLVCADLQRRGIAVLDINEIYADFATLDQQQPRRPPFKLGIVGGVGPAATVDFMAKVVANTPAGKDQDHIKMVVEQNPQIPDRTANLLRDETDPTMAMYATCKRLESAGANAIAIPCNTAHAFVERIQAHLRVPIVNMLTETVEWVVHTYGSGKAIGLLATSGTVQSQVYHQAARRAGLQILTPGVDYQAMVMDAIYGPRGVKAGFTEGLCREQLLLAAEHLCELGAGVLILGCTELPLVLGHCEAFDINGHTVALVDPTMILALKCVALAQRHGLVGARLARDEANAVS from the coding sequence ATGAAGGTTAAAGCGAAGGTGAGCCACCAGGCCTCTGTTGTCCGCAAGTTGGGCATTGTCGGTGGGCTTGGGTCACTGGCCGGGGGCGATCTGTTCTACAAGTTGGTCAAGTCCCGTGCGGTGCTCGAGGATCAAGGGCGCTACCACTTTCTGTTCGAGCAGCACCCCTTCAAGGATGTGCTGTTGCCGCTGGACCAAGGCGCGAGCATGACGTCGCGCAAGTTCTATGTGTTCCAGGTGTGCAAGTCGTTCGAGGAAAGTGGCTTCGATGCGGTGATGCTCCCGTGCTTCGCCAGCCAGACTTTCCGTGCGGAGATAGAAGATGAGCTGGGTATTCCCGTGCTGGACATGATGGCCGCCTTGACCCGGCACGTCAGCCACACGGTGCCACCCCAGACGACCCTGGGCGTCATCGCCTCTGACTTCGTGCGTCATTGCGGATTGTTCGAGCGGCATTTTGGGAAAGACTTCCAGATTGTCTACCCCGACGCAGATGCTCAAGCAGGGTTGATGGACGCCATGTACGGCCTCAACGGCATCAAGGACGGTCACCTCGACGGTGTGCCGCTTGAAGCGGTCTACCAGGCGTGCCTCTCGTTGCAAGCCCAGGGTGCGACGGTGGTCCTGCCCGGCATGACCGAGCTTTCGCTGGTGTGTGCCGACTTGCAGCGCCGTGGGATCGCGGTGCTGGATATCAACGAGATCTACGCGGACTTCGCGACGCTGGATCAGCAACAGCCCAGGCGGCCGCCCTTCAAATTGGGCATCGTCGGCGGCGTTGGGCCTGCCGCCACGGTGGATTTCATGGCCAAGGTGGTGGCCAATACGCCGGCGGGAAAGGACCAGGACCACATCAAGATGGTGGTCGAGCAGAACCCGCAGATACCGGACCGGACGGCGAACCTGCTACGGGATGAAACCGATCCGACCATGGCGATGTACGCCACCTGCAAACGCCTCGAAAGCGCGGGTGCCAACGCCATCGCGATTCCTTGCAATACCGCCCATGCCTTCGTCGAGCGCATCCAGGCACACCTGAGGGTGCCCATCGTCAACATGCTGACCGAGACGGTGGAGTGGGTCGTGCACACCTACGGTTCGGGCAAGGCGATTGGTCTGCTGGCGACCTCCGGTACCGTGCAAAGCCAGGTCTATCACCAGGCGGCACGCCGCGCCGGGCTTCAGATCCTTACGCCGGGTGTCGATTATCAGGCGATGGTCATGGACGCCATCTACGGGCCGCGGGGGGTCAAGGCTGGTTTCACAGAAGGGCTTTGCAGGGAGCAACTGTTGCTGGCGGCGGAGCATTTGTGTGAGTTGGGGGCGGGGGTTCTGATTTTGGGGTGTACGGAGTTGCCCTTGGTGCTTGGGCATTGCGAAGCGTTCGACATCAATGGGCACACCGTGGCGCTTGTTGATCCGACGATGATCTTGGCGTTGAAGTGTGTTGCCTTGGCGCAAAGGCACGGCCTCGTGGGAGCAAGGCTTGCCC